From Rutidosis leptorrhynchoides isolate AG116_Rl617_1_P2 chromosome 3, CSIRO_AGI_Rlap_v1, whole genome shotgun sequence, a single genomic window includes:
- the LOC139899262 gene encoding autophagy-related protein 9, whose amino-acid sequence MMFGGQKGAIHHLKQKLLGESSFLTSIDEVPTEIELSGYQRAPSPGSESPSGLLNGESLKVEPIADLDLFFERLYCYYCEKGLWCIIIKWIVELLSLAFTICFSGFFLLYVDWNGLRMAKCGMDAVESGIKPCDLAKEAIYEHPLTPITTFKVVILGYLGITFVYWIFCFLRFFVQLKDTLDIRQFYKNSLGVTDNEMQTMPWASILEKVVSIQESQQLCVIKDLSAHDIVMRLMRKENYLIGMLNKGVLAFPIPSWVPGVGPAVKKGPNGTHYYLMLTKTLEWTLNWCILHSMFDRNFCIRMDFVRDRDTLKKRLMVVGIAMLLLSPFLVVFMLVYLFLRHAEQFYNHPTTASSRRWSNLSKWIFREFNEVDHLFKHRINSSVTHASDYLKQFPSPILSIIAKFVSFVSGGFAAILIIIAFLEESLLEGHIFGRNLFWYGAVFGAITAISRAAVSDELLVLDPHGMMSLVVQHTHYMPKRWRGNENTEFVRVEFETLFQYTGKMLLEEMASIFLTPFLLIFVVPKRVDDILQFISDFTVDVEGVGHVCSFSLFDFQKHGNSKYASPHDSSHTYRSSQGKMEKSFLSFQSSYPSWEASADGKQFLSTLKTFKEQKFQEQGIRPGYISPNRMPQWAPTTLRGQGDPNSYFSRDTGQNISRSTYQLDCMWLIDPVHKNHPYILDWYYTSHYHHAPVVSPQDIESGPGPFDVKDSMANVWDPPNLGRDRVPYDENWGSFFEDRAGSHLEASTSAPLLRGSVLQHHDSAPVGQTGRSHWWARDGGTQGVGPGPQTSFLEPPNFNRDDYNYNDYHDNLSDRSFEERSQSQLFDWRGSNRVSTTFDLDDVAGGGKFNLPFDDIYERRSQSPSRDYDDVNERRSDSPPNDCI is encoded by the exons ATGATGTTTGGTGGGCAAAAAGGCGCCATCCACCATTTAAAACAGAAACTGCTTGGCGAATCGTCGTTTTTAACATCCATCGATGAAGTTCCTACCGAAATTGAATTATCTGGTTACCAACGGGCCCCGAGTCCAGGTAGCGAAAGCCCATCGGGCCTTCTTAACGGTGAAAGCTTGAAAGTTGAACCAATTGCTGATTTAGATTTGTTTTTTGAGAGACTTTATTGTTACTATTGTGAAAAAGGTCTATGGTGCATTATTATTAAGTGGATTGTTGAACTTTTGAGCCTTGCGTTTACCATATGTTTCTCGGGTTTTTTCTTATTATATGTCGATTGGAATGGTCTTCGAATGGCAAAATGTGGAATGGATGCAGTTGAATCGGGTATAAAACCGTGTGATCTTGCTAAGGAGGCTATTTATGAACACCCTTTGACTCCGATAACGACTTTTAAAGTCGTGATTCTTGGTTATCTGGGAATCACATTCGTTTATTGGATCTTTTGTTTTCTAAGATTCTTTGTCCAGTTGAAGGATACACTAGACATACGCCAATTCTACAAAAATAG TCTTGGTGTGACTGACAATGAAATGCAAACGATGCCGTGGGCGTCGATTCTTGAAAAAGTTGTTTCGATTCAAGAATCACAACAGTTATGCGTGATTAAGGATCTTTCTGCTCATGATATTGTGATGCGATTGATGAGGAAGGAAAATTACTTGATTGGGATGTTGAACAAAGGTGTGCTAGCTTTCCCAATCCCTTCGTGGGTCCCGGGTGTGGGTCCCGCTGTCAAGAAAGGTCCAAATGGTACACATTATTACCTCATGCTAACCAAGACCCTTGAATGGACTTTAAATTGGTGCATATTGCACAGCATGTTTGATAG GAACTTTTGTATTAGAATGGACTTTGTCCGTGATCGGGATACATTAAAGAAGAGATTAATGGTGGTTGGAATTGCAATGCTTCTTCTGTCTCCATTTCTAGTCGTTTTTATGCTCGTGTATCTTTTTTTGAGACACGCAGAACAATTCTACAATCATCCAACTACTGCTTCGTCTCGAAGATGGTCTAATCTTTCAAAGTGGATTTTTCGTGAATTTAACGAG gTTGATCATTTGTTCAAGCACCGAATCAACAGCAGCGTTACGCACGCCTCGGACTATTTAAAGCAATTTCCATCTCCAATTTTATCGATAATTGCAAAGTTTGTATCTTTTGTATCGGGTGGTTTTGCTGCAATCTTGATCATCATTGCGTTTCTTGAGGAATCATTACTTGAAGGACAT ATATTTGGGCGTAATTTGTTTTGGTATGGAGCTGTGTTTGGAGCAATAACGGCCATTAGTCGAGCTGCTGTGTCTGACGAGCTTTTAGTACTCGATCCACATGGGATGATGTCACTCGTTGTGCAACACACTCATTATATGCCTAAAAGGTGGCGAGGGAATGAAAACACCGAGTTCGTTCGAGTTGAGTTCGAAACTCTTTTTCAG TATACAGGTAAGATGTTGCTGGAGGAGATGGCCTCGATCTTCCTAACTCCATTCTTGCTTATCTTTGTAGTACCAAAG CGGGTTGATGATATTTTGCAGTTCATTTCTGACTTCACTGTTGATGTTGAAGGTGTTGGTCATGTTTGCAG CTTTAGTCTATTCGACTTCCAAAAACACGGTAATAGTAAGTATGCATCGCCACATGACTCCTCACATACTTACAGAAGTTCCCAAGGGAAAATGGAGAAATCGTTTTTAAG CTTTCAAAGTAGCTACCCTTCGTGGGAAGCTAGCGCAGACGGAAAGCAATTCCTTTCGACGCTCAAAACATTCAAGGAGCAAAAGTTTCAAGAACAGGGTATAAGACCGGGCTACATAAGCCCAAACCGAATGCCACAATGGGCTCCAACAACCTTACGAGGTCAAGGTGACCCGAACAGCTACTTTTCTAGGGACACGGGCCAAAACATTTCTAGAAGTACTTATCAACTAGATTGTATGTGGCTCATTGATCCTGTTCACAAAAACCACCCTTACATACTAGACTGGTACTACACATCTCATTATCATCATGCACCAGTCGTCAGCCCACAAGACATCGAGTCAGGCCCAGGCCCGTTTGATGTTAAGGACAGTATGGCCAACGTGTGGGACCCACCGAATCTAGGTCGGGACCGGGTCCCATATGACGAGAATTGGGGAAGCTTTTTTGAAGACCGAGCAGGGAGTCATTTAGAAGCTTCCACGTCAGCTCCTCTGTTACGTGGAAGTGTGCTACAGCATCATGACTCAGCACCTGTGGGCCAGACTGGTAGGAGCCACTGGTGGGCCCGGGATGGTGGAACTCAAGGGGTGGGACCGGGACCTCAAACGAGCTTTCTGGAACCACCCAACTTTAATCGGGATGATTACAATTACAATGACTACCATGATAACTTATCAGATAGAAGCTTTGAAGAACGTAGTCAAAGTCAACTGTTTGACTGGAGGGGGTCAAATCGGGTATCAACGACGTTTGACCTGGATGATGTGGCAGGAGGTGGAAAATTTAATCTTCCGTTTGATGATATATATGAACGGCGTTCTCAGAGCCCTTCAAGAGATTATGACGATGTAAATGAAAGACGTTCTGACAGCCCACCGAACGACTGTATTTAG
- the LOC139899263 gene encoding CDT1-like protein a, chloroplastic: MNSTGASSSPFKSFKSKKPHSTNDTLAAANHSPWSSKTPEKPTQPPRRPVTRRQSLRSVNQIREATKQLQKSDLKPEVSPDPLISEDPVTETLTAKPIAPKLLPEKYEMLDKFFNSLQCSIRLLRLKGSMLTFTNISRKVESLADRRFSYGHLAQIKFILPEAIELKKMLVRDDVTSCMKPELYVSLNLVVVQNDKTVDSGSANIRLSKLFRARLLEFCKSNPEGCDVPEEMLPEPFNRSAQPKSSIVVEKPNIVSVPNVSHVSFTQQAAVASHLPQSFKRRFSKQVSKNEIETFDQESNALTKLDSVPNPNLVSTPIKIKDMSSVDQTPAKLISTPYSATPAQAAQPFVRGFMTPDDVSMMSPSKPSSPSKLTRRSSGRKSLTFDTPLKNKSPVTRASKYDDDDDDDDDLCDILSDDLFASIKEKEQKALEEKDPSISQAKWRKKMIAGLPRLFDILLFFFQSIKRSVVTKQELVHTIISSHLDIIDKREVDEQLRLLQEFAPEWIYEKMASSGDLLFCVNKICSPESIRARLSGAN, from the exons ATGAATTCAACCGGAGCTTCTTCTTCACCGTTCAAATCCTTCAAATCGAAGAAACCACATTCTACCAATGATACACTCGCCGCAGCAAATCACAGCCCATGGAGCTCCAAAACACCTGAAAAACCAACACAACCGCCGCGAAGACCCGTCACGCGCCGGCAGTCACTCCGATCGGTTAATCAGATTCGAGAAGCTACCAAACAGCTCCAGAAATCAGATCTGAAACCTGAAGTTTCACCAGATCCGTTGATTTCTGAAGATCCTGTAACTGAAACCCTAACTGCTAAACCAATCGCCCCCAAATTACTTCCAgaaaa GTACGAAATGCTTGATAAATTCTTCAATAGCTTGCAATGCTCGATTAGGCTGCTTCGATTGAAAGGATCTATGTTAACATTTACAAATATCAGTCGAAAAGTGGAGAGTTTAGCCGATAG GAGGTTTAGTTATGGTCATTTAGCTCAGATTAAGTTTATTTTGCCTGAGGCGATTGAGTTAAAGAAGATGCTTGTTCGTGATGACGTCACTAGTTGTATGAAGCCAGAGCTTTATGTGAGTTTGAATCTTGTTGTTGTTCAGAATGATAAGACGGTCGATTCGGGTAGTGCGAATATTCGGCTGAGTAAATTGTTTCGAGCAAGGCTTCTGGAGTTTTGTAAATCCAACCCTGAG GGATGTGATGTTCCAGAGGAGATGTTACCCGAACCTTTTAATCGATCGGCCCAACCGAAATCTTCAATTGTAGTTGAAAAGCCCAATATAGTTTCAGTTCCAAATGTGTCCCATGTAAGCTTTACTCAGCAAGCAGCAGTAGCATCCCATCTGCCTCAGTCGTTCAAACGCCGTTTCTCAAAACAAGTTTCAAAGAATGAAATAGAAACCTTTGATCAAGAGTCAAACGCATTGACCAAACTGGATTCTGTACCAAACCCGAACCTTGTTTCAACACCAATCAAGATAAAAGATATGTCTTCCGTTGATCAAACTCCTGCAAAGCTTATTTCGACCCCGTACAGTGCTACACCTGCACAAGCAGCACAACCATTTGTAAGGGGTTTTATGACCCCAGATGACGTGTCAATGATGTCACCTAGCAAACCATCATCGCCAAGCAAATTAACGAGACGTTCGAGTGGTAGAAAATCGTTAACGTTCGACACACCTTTAAAGAATAAATCTCCAGTCACAAGGGCATccaaatatgatgatgatgatgatgatgatgatgatctgtgTGATATTCTCTCAGATGATCTCTTTGCTTCG ATAAAAGAAAAGGAACAAAAAGCGTTAGAGGAGAAGGATCCATCGATCTCACAAGCTAAATGGAGGAAGAAAATGATTGCGGGATTACCTAGACTCTTCGACATTCTTCTATTTTTCTTCCAATCAATTAAACGTTCGGTGGTCACAAAACAGGAGCTCGTGCACACAATAATTTCCAGTCATTTAGACATTATTGATAAAA GAGAAGTTGATGAGCAGCTCAGATTATTGCAAGAGTTTGCTCCTGAATGGATTTATGAAAAAATGGCATCCAGTGGTGATCTTTTATTCTG TGTAAACAAAATTTGTAGCCCGGAGTCAATACGTGCAAGATTATCAGGAGCTAACTAA